A stretch of Ipomoea triloba cultivar NCNSP0323 chromosome 11, ASM357664v1 DNA encodes these proteins:
- the LOC115995988 gene encoding uncharacterized protein LOC115995988 translates to MRKKKPVDGHLETEFDVNGRPTGPNAKDFSNYLGSVVRHHVDINITDWPHVPHKVKEQIWHDLKNEFNLQDEELKKNILRIAGLRWKDFKTRLVRDFINKKHHKYDSPTELYAFLDEEKWNIFLENHQTEEFKAISKKYRELQARNEHPHYIGSRGYIGANDRSLDWVRARSKKSEHGSYYIPNEKTMEVFGKIIEKGEEMSQGSFQPARQNDILSAALGTNEHGGYVRGIGVHSKIRDVFGMPCRGKSSGGVSGVDLEAMEKNLYDKLADKIRRETMEEMEQKFKDMQSQLLQSFMKNAQASPRVGTPLWSSCQSVDPVNEFQEIPKAQNMRNFQSDDQYAIELQPAIVSKDVLEHLGDGSKKMVSYLRHLPANLDYVEMEVEEVLDIFHHSNKSGVVMFDDIKDLLTMQWLDVSIIQAFIM, encoded by the exons atgagaaagaaaaagcCAGTTGATGGGCATTTAGAGACTGAGTTTGATGTAAATGGTAGGCCTACTGGCCCAAATGCAAAGGATTTCTCAAACTACCTGGGCAGTGTGGTTCGTCATCATGTGGATATTAATATCACAGATTGGCCTCACGTCCCCCATAAAGTCAAAGAACAAATTTGGCATGATCTTAAG AACGAATTTAATCTCCAAGATGAAGAgctaaagaaaaatattctgaGGATTGCGGGGTTGCGTTGGAAAGATTTCAAGACAAGGTTGGTGCGGgacttcatcaacaaaaagcATCATAAGTATGACTCTCCCACTGAGTTATATGCTTTCTTGGATGAAGAAAAATGGAACATATTTCTAGAAAATCATCAAACTGAGGAGTTCAAG GCCATAAGTAAGAAGTATAGGGAGTTGCAAGCTCGAAATGAGCATCCCCACTACATAGGGTCCAGAGGTTACATTG GAGCAAATGATCGTAGCTTGGATTGGGTTCGAGCGAGGTCTAAAAAATCCGAACATGGAAGTTATTACATTCCCAACGAAAAAACAAtggaagtgtttggtaaaatt ATCGAGAAGGGTGAAGAGATGTCTCAAGGATCATTCCAACCAGCCCGTCAAAATGATATATTATCAGCAGCTCTGGGCACCAATGAGCACGGTGGCTATGTGAGAGGCATTGGAGTGCATAGCAAGATTCGGGATGTGTTTGGTATGCCTTGCCGTGGGAAATCATCTGGGGGTGTTTCAGGGGTTGATCTTGAGGCTATGGAGAAAAATCTGTATGATAAATTGGCTGACAAAATAAGAAGAGAAACAATGGAAGAAATGGAGCAAAAGTTTAAGGATATGCAATCTCAACTGCTTCAATCTTTTATGAAGAATGCACAAGCTAGTCCAAGGGTAGGCACACCGCTTTGGAGTAGTTGTCAGTCTGTTGATCCAGTGAACGAGTTTCAG GAAATTCCAAAAGCTCAAAATATGAGGAATTTTCAAAGTGATGATCAATATGCCATAGAGTTACAACCTGCAATTGTGTCTAAAGATGTGTTGGAGCACTTGGGAGATGGATCCAAGAAGATGGTTTCATATCTACGACACTTGCCAGCCAATTTGGACTATGTTGAGATGGAGGTAGAGGAGGTGTTGGACATATTCCATCATTCAAATAAGTCTGGTGTCGTGATGTTTGACGACATTAAAGACTTGCTGACAATGCAATGGCTCGATGTGTCCATAATACAAGCCTTTATAatgtaa
- the LOC115995987 gene encoding uncharacterized protein LOC115995987, which yields MLFCTTNDFPTYGNLSGYTTKGAKACPICEDETDDLWLNNSKKNVFMSHRTFLPIDHPYRKKKKVFNGKSETRVARSPLSGDVVYERVKNIDIVFGKTSKTSQKGIWKKRSIFWELPYWEHLSVRHCLDVMHVEKNICDSIIGTLLNIPGKTKDGIKARKDMVEMGIRDQLAPQDSGKRAYLPPACYTLSKKEKTSFCSCLNGIKVPSGYSSNIKKLVSMKDLKLVGMKSHDCHVLMQHMLPVAIRGILPNHVRQTITKLCYFFNAISSKVVDPDVLDSLQADVIVTLCQFEMYFPPSFFDVMVHLTVHLVWEIKMCGPVFLRYMYPFERYMGILKGYVRNRYRPEGSIIEAYGAEEVIDFCTDYLSNVESIGVSKSRHEGRLTGKGTIGYKAILQNAKMRNQAHHLVLQHLSEVHPYLDQHMSILREQNPSKGERWITNEHNNTFISWFKDTVFQDPSQVSNNISETIRWLAWGPGVLVDSYEGYDSNGYTFYTKCRDEKSVVQNSGVTLVALSRDYSSAKDTNPVDAALSYYGVIEEIWELEYKVFKIPLFRCSWVDNRRGVRVDDMSFTLVDFGRPGYRDEPFILASQAKQVFYVSDPINSKWSIVLQGKSSIVGVGDVEDEEEYDHFDEIPPFSIGIQSVALDEDSIDTSYMRTDHGEGLWVDHPIV from the coding sequence TCCttataggaagaagaaaaaagtttttaatGGAAAATCTGAGACTAGAGTGGCTCGCTCACCATTATCAGGGGATGTCGTTTATGAAAGAGTCAAAAACATTGATATTGTGTTTggaaaaacttcaaaaacaaGTCAGAAGGGTATTTGGAAAAAGAGGTCTATATTCTGGGAGTTACCATATTGGGAGCACTTATCTGTTAGACATTGTCTTGATGTAATGCATgtagagaaaaatatttgtgaTAGCATTATCGGGACATTGCTGAATATTCCAGGTAAGACGAAAGATGGTATAAAAGCTAGAAAAGATATGGTTGAAATGGGGATAAGGGATCAGTTAGCACCACAAGACTCGGGAAAGAGGGCATACTTACCTCCAGCTTGTTATACTTTGTCtaaaaaggagaaaacaagtttttgtAGCTGTCTGAATGGTATTAAGGTTCCTTCCGGCTATTCatctaatattaaaaaacttGTTTCAATGAAGGACCTTAAATTGGTTGGTATGAAATCTCATGATTGCCATGTGTTAATGCAACATATGTTACCTGTTGCTATTAGAGGCATATTACCAAACCATGTTAGACAAACAATTACCAAgctttgttattttttcaatgCCATTAGTAGTAAAGTTGTTGATCCAGATGTGTTAGATTCGTTGCAAGCTGATGTGATAGTAACTTTATGCCAATTTGAAATGTATTTCCCCCCATCATTTTTTGATGTTATGGTGCATTTAACAGTTCACTTGGTGTGGGAAATTAAAATGTGTGGTCCTGTATTTTTAAGGTATATGTATCCATTTGAGAGATACATGGGAATTTTGAAAGGATATGTGAGAAATCGATACCGGCCAGAAGGGAGTATAATTGAAGCTTATGGCGCTGAAGAAGTCATTGATTTTTGTACTGATTATTTGTCTAATGTTGAGTCGATTGGTGTTTCTAAATCACGTCATGAAGGAAGACTCACAGGAAAAGGTACCATTGGATATAAAGCTATTCTACAAAATGCAAAAATGCGAAATCAGGCTCATCATCTCGTACTACAGCACCTTTCTGAGGTTCATCCATACTTGGATCAACACATGTCTATTCTGAGGGAACAAAATCCTTCTAAGGGTGAAAGATGGATAACAAATGAACACAATAACACTTTTATCAGCTGGTTCAAAGATACAGTGTTCCAAGATCCATCTCAAGTGTCCAATAATATCAGTGAAACCATTCGATGGTTAGCATGGGGCCCTGGTGTTCTTGTGGACTCTTATGAAGGATATGATAGTAATGGGTATACGTTTTATACAAAATGTCGAGATGAAAAAAGTGTGGTGCAAAACAGTGGAGTGACATTAGTAGCACTATCAAGAGACTATTCTAGTGCTAAAGATACTAACCCGGTAGATGCTGCTTTGTCATACTATGGAGTCATTGAAGAAATTTGGGAACTTGAGTATAAGGTGTTTAAGATTCCTCTATTCCGATGTTCTTGGGTTGATAACAGACGGGGTGTCCGAGTAGATGATATGAGTTTTACCTTAGTTGATTTTGGTCGACCGGGATATCGTGATGAACCGTTTATACTTGCATCTCAAGCTAAACAAGTCTTCTATGTTTCTGATCCAATTAATAGTAAGTGGTCAATTGTCTTGCAAGGGAAAAGCAGTATTGTTGGTGTTGGTGATGttgaggatgaagaagaatatGACCACTTTGATGAAATCCCACCATTTTCTATTGGTATTCAATCTGTGGCTTTAGATGAAGATAGCATTGATACCAGTTACATGCGTACTGATCATGGAGAAGGATTGTGGGTTGACCATCCTATAGTATAA